From a region of the Calliphora vicina chromosome 4, idCalVici1.1, whole genome shotgun sequence genome:
- the sqh gene encoding myosin regulatory light chain sqh, which yields MSSRKTAGRRATTKKRAQRATSNVFAMFDQAQIAEFKEAFNMIDQNRDGFVEKEDLHDMLASLGKNPTDEYLEAMMNEAPGPINFTMFLTLFGERLQGTDPEDVIKNAFGCFDEENNGVIPEDRLRELLTTMGDRFTDEDVDEMYREAPIKGGLFDYIEFTRILKHGAKDKDEQ from the exons ATGTCGTCTCGTAAAACTGCAGGTCGTCGTGCTACAACCAAAAAACGTGCCCAACGCGCTACATCCAATGTCTTCGCAATGTTTGATCAAGCCCAGATTGCAGAATTCAAAGAAGCATTCAATATGATTGATCAAAATCGTGATGGTTTTGTCGAAAAGGAAGATTTACACGATATGCTGGCATCGTTGGGCAAAAATCCTACCGATGAATACTTGGAAGCCATGATGAACGAAGCCCCTGGACCAATTAACTTCAcaatgtttttaacattatttggCGAACGCCTACAAGGAACTGATCCAGAGGATGTGATTAAAAATGCTTTTGGCTGTTTCGATGAGGAGAATAACGGCGTAATACCTGAGGATCGTTTGCGTGAACTTCTTACCACCATGGGTGATCGTTTCACTGATGAAGAT gTTGATGAAATGTATCGTGAAGCTCCTATTAAGGGTGGACTCTTTGATTATATCGAATTTACTAGAATTCTCAAACATGGTGCTAAAGACAAAGACGAACAATAA
- the cib gene encoding thymosin beta, with amino-acid sequence MASPALKDLPKVAETLKSQLETFNPDKLKNANTQEKIILPTAEDVAAEKTQKSLFAGIEGFNPSNLKHTETQEKNPLPDKEAIEKEKEKNNFIAGIENFDSKKLKHTETCEKNPLPTKEVIEEEKRG; translated from the exons ATGGCATCACCTGCTTTAAAAGATCTTCCAAAAGTTGCTGAAACTCTTAAAAGCCAACTCGAAACCTTCAATCCTGATAAATTGAAGAATGCCAATACtcaggaaaaaattattttgccaACAGCAGAAg atgttgccgcagaaaaaactcaaaaatctctTTTTGCTGGCATCGAAGGTTTTAATCCatccaatttaaaacatactgaAACTCAGGAAAAGAATCCATTGCCAGACAAAGAAG ccATCGAAAAGGAGAAggagaaaaataatttcatagctggcattgaaaattttgattcgAAAAAATTGAAACATACTGAGACATGCGAAAAGAATCCATTGCCAACCAAAGAGGTAATCGAGGAGGAAAAAAGAGGTTAA